GGCTCCGCTCCTGATCGCCGCGATCGCCTCAGCGGCGTCGCTGCCGCTCGCGGCCGCGGCGATGGGGGTGATCGGCATTGCGGGCGCTGCCGGGTTTATGCGCTGGGTGCCCCGGTTCGTGCCCAGGCGGTGAAGACTGCCCGCCCCGCAGCGCGACACCGCGGCCCGGGGTGAACAGGTGCGCTCGCTCCCAACCGTCAATACATTGGCAGCATGGACCATGAACCGCGGGCGAAGAACCCACAGGGATTCGGCGGTCGCGCGATCGCGTGGGCGCTGCGGCTGAGCATCGTGCGCGCGGCGCTGCACTACGCCGCGCGGCGAGGCCCGCTCCTCGCCGACAGCGTGACCTACCGCGCACTGTTCAGCGTATTCGCTGGCGTACTCTTGCTCTTCTCCGCCGCCGGGCTCTGGCTTGACGCCAACCCCGACGCCCGGCGTGCGCTCATCGACACGGTGAACGGAGCGATTCCGGGCATCGGTGATGCCATCGATCTGGACCAGGCGCAGTTGTCGGTTGGATTTACCCTGGTCGGCGCGGTTTCCGTGCTCGGTCTCGTGGCCGCGGCGATCGGCGCGATCGGCAGCCTTCGCGCCGCGTTTCGCAGCATCGCCGATGTCACCGTCGACGAAACCAACTTTCTCTGGATGCTGCTTCGCAACTTCCTTGTGGCGCTCGCGTTTGGCGGCCTGCTGCTGGCCGGCGCCGCAGTGAGCCTGCTGTCGTCGAGTGGTCGGTCGCTCTTGGCTGACTGGCTGGGGGTCTCCGAGGACGCTGTCGCTCTCGAGTGGGGAGCCCGGCTGGTGGGGCTCGGCGTGGTCATCGCCATCAACACCCTGGCCGTCGCGGTCGCCTTCCGGCTGCTGGCAGGCGTGCGGCCAGCACCGCGGGCGCTCTGGGCAGGGTCGGTCGCGGGCGGTGTCGGACTGCTCGTGCTGCAAGAGTTCTCCGGCCTGTTCGTGCGCGGCGCGGCCTCGAACCCTCTGCTCGCGTCGTTCGCCACGTTGATCGCGCTGCTGCTCTGGATCAACCTCTCGGTGCAAGTGATCCTCATCGCGTCGAGCCTGATCGTCACCCTCGAGGCCCAGGCGCACGACCGCGTGCACGAGAAATATGGCGCCCCCACACTCGCGGACTTCCGCCGGCGCGAGGCCGAGAAGGCGGTGGCCGCGGCCACCGCAGAGCTGCGTGCGGCGCAGGGCCTGCGAGGGTCACCCCCGCGGTAGCGCAGCGTGCACGCCGAACCGCGGAATCTACGCCCGCGCCCCGCGCTTCGTCGCGACGACGACCGTGAACGTGCGGTCGCGCGCGACCTGGCGGGTCGGCCCGATCACGCGCTCGATCAGCGGCCGATAGCCAAGGTGCGTGTTAAAGACCACCCACAGCTCTCCGCCGGGCGCGAGGGCGGGAGCCGCGGCGCGGATGAGGCGGTGCGCGACGCCCGCGTGCACGGTCGCGCCCGTGTGAAACGGTGGGTTCAGCGCGATGAGGTCGGCCCATTCCGCCGGCACGCCGTCGGCCGCGTCGGCGCGATGCACGCTCACGCGATCCTCGACCCCCGCGGCGAGCGCCGTCTCGCGCGCGGCGCGCACCGCGGCGGCCGACTGGTCGGTCGCGTGTACACTCGCCTCCGGGTGTGACAGCGCGAGCGAGACCGCGATCGTGCCGTTGCCGCAGCCCAGGTCGACGATGTTTCGGGCCAGTCGCCCCCGGGCGGACTCCCCGAGCGCACGCAGCATCAATCGGGTGCCGTGGTCGAGCGTGGGCCCGCCGAACGTCGCGCCATACGCGGCGAGCGCGAACGGCAGGTCGGGGTCCGTGCCCCAGAGCGGGAAGCGCAGAGGGCCGCGCTCGCTGGCGGCGCGCGGCGCGCAAGCGGTGAGCACGCGCGACTTGCGCACGGCCAACCCGGCGCTCACCTCACCGAAGGAACGACGCAGCACGTCGTTCATGGCGAGCGCCATGTGCTTCACGCGCCCGCCCGCCAGCACCCAGACATCGGGTGCCGCCCAACGGGCGATCGCGCTCGAGATCTCGTCGAGCGCGTCGAGGCCGCGCGGCAGCTGCACGAGCACGAGGCGGGCGCCCGCCAGCAGCTCCGGGCCGAGCGGGAGGTTTGTGTATGCGCGAGCGCCCCCGAGGCGCTCTGCGTTGCGC
This genomic stretch from Leucobacter sp. CX169 harbors:
- a CDS encoding YihY/virulence factor BrkB family protein, with product MDHEPRAKNPQGFGGRAIAWALRLSIVRAALHYAARRGPLLADSVTYRALFSVFAGVLLLFSAAGLWLDANPDARRALIDTVNGAIPGIGDAIDLDQAQLSVGFTLVGAVSVLGLVAAAIGAIGSLRAAFRSIADVTVDETNFLWMLLRNFLVALAFGGLLLAGAAVSLLSSSGRSLLADWLGVSEDAVALEWGARLVGLGVVIAINTLAVAVAFRLLAGVRPAPRALWAGSVAGGVGLLVLQEFSGLFVRGAASNPLLASFATLIALLLWINLSVQVILIASSLIVTLEAQAHDRVHEKYGAPTLADFRRREAEKAVAAATAELRAAQGLRGSPPR
- a CDS encoding class I SAM-dependent methyltransferase, with translation MSDVFAQDPASGAIPADPTFFDFSALSREPDVEDDALLAYDATDELLLSTAAETLGSLGPGELVVIGDRHGALTLGAALGHGATDIRVHQDPLLGELALARNAERLGGARAYTNLPLGPELLAGARLVLVQLPRGLDALDEISSAIARWAAPDVWVLAGGRVKHMALAMNDVLRRSFGEVSAGLAVRKSRVLTACAPRAASERGPLRFPLWGTDPDLPFALAAYGATFGGPTLDHGTRLMLRALGESARGRLARNIVDLGCGNGTIAVSLALSHPEASVHATDQSAAAVRAARETALAAGVEDRVSVHRADAADGVPAEWADLIALNPPFHTGATVHAGVAHRLIRAAAPALAPGGELWVVFNTHLGYRPLIERVIGPTRQVARDRTFTVVVATKRGARA